A segment of the Aureliella helgolandensis genome:
TCGATCAAACACAACGGTCACGACGGCTGATTTACCACCCACGAAGGAACGCGTATTGAATTCGCAAATAATCGCCCCCTTCTGATACGTCTTGAGATCCGCGTTTTCGATGCGAGGTAGCGTGCACCCACAACTCGATCGCACATCGGAGACATGCAAATCTTCTTGATACTTGTTAGTAAATTCGAATGCATATTCGGCTTTGGCGCCGCGTGGAACGATTCCGAAATCATGATCTTTGACCGGAAACATATCCCGCACCCATTCTTGGGCGGAGACGGAACGAGTATCAACGTGCAGCAGAAGCATCGAAAAAACGATACAGCACGTGGCAAAGCGAGCAAAAAAATGAATCATTTCGATAATCTTTCTCTATGCACTTGAGTTCCTTAAGAACCCGCTCAAGCTAGCAATCCATCAAGCACTCAGGGGGCCGGTCAATGTAACAAGCTCCCCATTCTGCCGAAAGATGAACTACGGCATCGAACAAAGCGCCCCTGTGCTACGCCCCTGGCGCTATTTCACCTCGACGGCGGTCAGCTTGTAAATCGCCAGCAGCAATCCATCGGGCAAACGCAACTCCTCAATTTCAAACTTCCCTTTCACCGACACCGGCCGCGTGGTGTAGTCGGCAGTTCTCCCCTTTTCCATCTCGACTCGAATGCAATCGTAGATCGCCGCTCCTGGCCCGAAACAACACTCCATATTATCGCGTACCAGTACAAATTCCTTGATGCCGGACTGCTGAAACGTGGGGTAGATGTACCCCCGAATGCGCACCGTCTTCTTGTTCAGGGCTTCGATCTCTTTCGTCAGCAGCTTGCGGTCAAACTCCCCCCCCTTCTCGATATCAAATTTAATATCGTCGAAGCTGATATCCCCTTTCGCCTTGGGGAGCACGCGGCGGGGACGATCCTCCGCGGCACTCGCGGGCTCCTGCGCACGAAGAACGGCTGACTGCGATAGCAACGGAGCGGCCAGACTTAATCCTAAGAGAAATACGCAAGAGAGGGTGTTTTGACGCTGCATGTCGAACCTCGGTATGAGCTGGAGCTTGGCTACCTGAGCGCAGTCCACAGACTTTTTGAGAGACCAGACCTCTGCGCTGCGACTTACAGCCTAACGTGTAACGGAGCCAGGAAGCAACCTTAAGCATCGGATTGGAAATATTAGCACAAGCGGACCGGCCGAGGCAGCCTGCGGCATCTGCGGCGTCTCGCGCTAGGCCCTTCATGATTTCAAGGGACCGCCCCCCCGAAAAGCGGGCCTACTTGAGAATATCGGCCCGCAGCTGGTAGAAGACCCCCGTCAATCCATCGATCGGCTTGAGGCTCCCGTTTACGTTCAAGGTGCCAGCCAAACGCTGCTTGCGATAGCTCTTGGTGGCGTACTGGTCCCCCCCCAAGCTCACCTCGATCATGTGCGTCAATGGCGGCTGCCCACCAAAACAACAGGTCCCCAGGTCGGGCACGAGCACAAAACGTTTTGCCCGCAACGTGTCCATCGAAGTGGGGTGAATGTAACCTTTGATGAAAATCGGTTTGCCATTCAACTCCACCGCTTCAATGGTTGGCGCATCGGGCTGCCCCTTATCGCTCATCAAATCCCCGAAATTGGTACGCATGTACCCCTCTGGAACCTCCGTCAAATACACGTAGGTGTGGTAGGCAGGAGCCAGCACTAGGCACAGCCCCCCCAAAACGACTCCAGCCACAGCAATCGGCCGGCCCTGCAACTCCTCAGGGAATTTGCGAAAACCCCGGAATGCTAGCGCCGCAAATACGACGGACAACAGGGGAAGAATGACCAAAGCCAGCACAGGAAACGCAAGCAGGCCGAACAATCCCAACAAGAGTGAAGCCACTGCAGCGCGGGAAACCGATTGGTAAACCTCCGCCTCACCGCCTGAAAAAGCCCCCTCTTCGGCGACAGAGCCTAAGCCTGGCAGGTCGCCAGCACGATCTGAAACAGGTGATGTCGAGTCCATCATGAAAAATCGTCGTCTTGCAAAAGTATCACAGCAGAAAAGCTAGCGCATCGTCGAAATGGGAATCTCGGCCAGCGGACACGACAACGCGCCTTAGGGACTCATCGCCGCCATCCACGACTCCCTCACCCAGCAGCCAACCGGTGCACAGCGTTAAGAGCGCACCGACACCCGGCACAACTCCAACGCACCGTGGCGTCCAGCCCCACTGAGCATTAGCCACATCGACAAACCGAGCGTGGTGGACACCAAAGTTAATACGCAGGCTGGCAACAGGCGGTTCGCCGATGTTGTCAGGGCGACTGGCGGCACTGCCACCAAGGCCCTTGCGGAATCGGTACCCACGGCAGATTTCCCATTGAAGGCGAGCAGTGTTGGCGACTGGCTCACACGCAAACGGGGACGACTGGTGGACGCAATGCCTTGCACCCGAGCAGAGTTCAGGGTGCTCGAACTGTCCTTAGTCTCTGCCGCTGGACGCGGAATGGGGAAGAAGGAGGTCGCCCGCTTGAATGCAGCAGGATCCAACTCCTTCAAGGCCTCCAACTCCTTGGCAGCTTCTGGCAGCGGGCAAGCCCGGAGGTAGTTGATCACCGGCACGCGAACCCAACTCGACTTGTCATCGGCCGACTTGAAGAGGTTCACCATGCGGTCCACTTGAGTCCAATCCTCCCAGCGGGCCAAGTCAGGAATGACCAAATCGGCCAACTCGGGCCGATCCAAGATCAGCCGCATCGATTCAAGCACTCGTTTCTTGGGCAGGACTCCACCGTCTGTACCATGAAAACGCAGGGCCATGATTGCAGCATAAGTATCCGCATACTGGCTTTTCTTGTTGCTCAAAAACAACTCATCGATGAGCTTCAAACCGTCGGCGCCTTTCAGAGTGGCGTAGCAGGCAATCATAGCATCCAATCCAGCTCGCTGATTGGCATCGTCGCTTCGCAGCATGCCTTCCAGCAAATCCGCATCAGCCGGCTCACCAGCAATCCCCAGCATGACCAGATACAATCGCTTGCGATCTGGTGGCAGCCCCGTATCCTTGATCCATTCCAAGAGCTGAGGACGATTCAGCGAATCCTTCAACTGCTTGAGTTCCGGATAGGGTGCCGAAGCAAATTCATCATAGGCATCGCGCGCCAACAGCGATTCCTCGTGCTCCAAATACTTCAAATAGAAGTTGAGGCGCTCTACAGATGCCTCGGGCAAGGCGGGAATCGCTCGAATGTAATCCAAGGCCAAATCGCTGACCGGCAGCGGCGAAGACCACAAGAGATCAGGGGGATCCACTCCCATGATCAAGAAATGCTGCCCCTCTTTGGCTTTCCCAAAATAATTGACTCGTATTTCCTGCCCTACCTTGAGCAGGGCATCCCCCTTGAGGACCGATTCAATCTTGAACAACGCGTCGGCGTCAGTTTCGGAGCCAGCCACGATCGTCGCAAATGCGACGGTATCCATGGCCTCCATCTCTTGTCGCAGCGTCTGCGAAACTGCACTACAGAATGGACAGGCGAGTGCCGATGAAGCAAACAGCATGGAAAGCGTGCCAACAGCTAGAATCGCGAGCCACGGACGTGTCAACCTTGTGAACAAGGGGGTCCAGGGGCGGGGAGTGCTTGACGGCGGCAGGAGTAGGTTTCTCACTTTGGCTACCTTCGAGAAATTTCAGGCAAGGCGGGAATTTACTGCAACTTGGTCATCCTTCGGGTTGCCCGGAAAGCTCCGCTGAGAATCCTCAACGAATGCACAGCTCCATCTGCGCGCAACGTGGCCAACCAACTGGCCATGGATAGAGTGTAGGAGAGCAACTAGGCATCTGACCAGCAGAACTTGAAAGAAAGTCCAATCAAACTGAACTTTTACTCGTCGCTCCTAAGACGCCAGACTAACATAGCCCTCACAATCACTACAGATTCTACGAGCGTTGCACTTCAAATGTTCAACAGAGCTTCAAGGATCTCTGCAGAGACGCCAGCTTTCGCTCCCCGTCACGTGCGTGTCCTCGGGGCTAATTGTGCAGAGTCGCTTGTGCAGGGAAACCGGTAAAATCCGACCCGATGCGGGATGGCTTACCGGAACTCCTTCTGCCGCGAGACACCGTCGCAAAGGGGAGCCAGCGGTCGAATGTGGCTTGACAGAAACCTTGGCAACGCATAGTTTCCGTAGTTCGAACAGACTGTGATCGGGCAGACTACGTAGTCCGCCCCCCATAATAGTTAATCAATATTTTTACTGAGGTACTTGGAACCATGGCAGTTCCAAAGCGTAGACATTCCAATTCGCGATCCGGAAAACGGCGCTCGCACCATCAGATCAAACCGAAGCAAACGGGCTACTGCCCGCAGTGCAGCACGGTAGTTCCTACCCACGCGGTATGCCCGAAGTGCGGGCACTACATGGGTCGCAACGTCGTCGAAATGTCTGAGAACGCCTAGCAGAGTTCTATCACTGCAGCAGCTCTGCGATTGCAAAACGCACATCCTCCCCTCCAGCCCAACTGGGCGGCGTTTCCGCGCGGCGAGGGGATCAGGCTGTGAGCTGCGCGTTAGACCTGGACGCGATTCACCTGCGCATACTCCTCAAAGGACGGCCTCTCTGCCGTCCTTTGTTTCGTTGCCCCCCAGTTTGCATTCTTCCAGCCCCGCGGTAATACACCAGTGAATATTGGCATTCTTTTCCCTGGCCAGGGCGCACAAGCCGTCGGCATGGGGGCGGCACTTTGCGAGCGCAGCTCGATTGCCCGAGACCTCTTCACCGAAGCGAGCCAGATCCTCGATTTCGACCTGCTGGAGCTCTGTCAGACCGGCCCTGCCGAACAGCTCAACCGGACAGAATTCTGCCAACCTGCCCTGTTTGTACACAGCTTTGCAGCGCTCAAGCAGCTCGAAGCAGACCGTCCCGAACTCTGGGATTCCGTCGCTGCCGTAGCGGGTTTGAGCCTGGGCGAATACACGGCCGTGGCTGCCGCTGGCGGCGTAACCTTTGCCGATGCGGTACGCTTAGTCCACATACGGGGCCGAGCCATGCAGGCCGCCGCCGACGCAGTATCCAGCAGCATGAGCAGTATTATCGGGCTCGACCAAGACAAAATCTCCGACGCTTGCCAGGCGGCTAGCGACCCACAGCATTTCGCCCAGGTCGCCAACCTGCTGTGCCCTGGAAATATTGCAATTTCGGGACACACCGCTGCAATTGAACGGGCCGAAGAGCTCTGCATGGCCGCTGGAGCGATGAAGGCGATCCGTCTGCAGGTGGCTGGCGCGTTCCACACCCCACTCATGCAGCCCGCCGTTGAACAACTCACTGCCGCCCTGGCGAACGTTGAATTCAAACAGACGCGAGTCCCCGTTTATTCCAACGTAGATGCCGGCCCGCACACCACACCGGATGAATTCCGCAGCCTACTGGCACGCCAAGTAGTCAACCCCGTGCTGTGGGAAGCCTCGCTCAGAGCCATGCTAGCTGCAGGCATCGAGCAGTTTATCGAGATCGGTGCGGGGCGCATCCTGGCAGGTACGCTGAAGCGTATCAATCGAAAAACTCCCTGTGAGAACCTGGGCGAATAACCTGCTCAGTCTCCATGGCGGCTCACAAACCATGAGCCTCTTGAACTCAATTTTCTACGCAGATACTGAAACGGATTACTATGAGCGACAGCAAGCAGCTGGGACTTTCAACCGACTTAAGCGGCCAAATTGCAATGGTGACAGGAGCCTCCCAGGGGCTGGGAAAAGCCTGCGCCGAACGCCTGGCTGGCTGTGGCGCAACAGTCATCTGCGTCGCTCGCAATGCGGCCAAGCTGGGTGATACGGTCTCCGCCATTGAATCCGCCGGCGGGCAAGCGGTTGCCCTTCCCTGCGATGTTGGGTCGCGGGAGAGCGTCCAAGCTCTGTTTGCTGAAGTAGACTCCAAATACGGGAAATTAGACATCCTGGTCAACAATGCGGGGATTACCCGTGACACTCTACTGCCACGCATGACGGACGAGCAGTGGGACGATGTGATTCAGACCAATCTGACGAGCTGCTTTCTGTTCTGCCGCGAGGCATCGAAGATGATGATGTCCGCCCGTTACGGACGCATTATCAACATGTCGAGCGTCTCCGGCTTGATCGGAAACCCCGGCCAAACCAACTATTCGGCTTCCAAGGCAGGCATGATCGGCCTGACTCGCAGCCTGGCGCGAGAACTCGGCAAACGCAAGATCACCATCAATGCGGTTGCGCCTGGCTTTATTGCCAGCGACATGACCGACGCGCTCGGCGACGACATGCTCAAGGAAGTCAAGAAGCGCATTCCCGCTAACCGCCTGGGCCAAGCCGACGACGTGGCGGCAGCAGTAGTCTTCCTGGCGAGTGCTGGCGCCAGCTACATTACCGGCCAAGTCCTGACCGTCGACGGCGGAATGACCTGCTAATCCCCATTACGCCGATTTCCAATCCCCCGCCAGCCTACCGAGAGGCCGGTGGGAATTGAGTCGTTGATGGCGAAAGGTGGTCAATTTCCCCCACACGACCTATCTCACTTGACCGAGTTTGCTAAAATCTTCTATCTTTTGGGCCTTACCTGGGTCGCACTCCTGAGGACGGGCGATAAAATCCGGCACACTGGAGAGCGTTCCCGGTACGCCCACCCGCTGCACCCATGAGTGCAGCGCGTAAAATTCCGGAAACATCCATGAATCCCCAGCAGGCTGTTTTGCCACTGGGTAACTGATAACACAAAAAGTATTTGGAGCTTTGAAAATGGCATCCGTTGAGGAACGAGTCGTCGATATCGTGGCCGAGCAATTGGGCGTTGAAAAGGACAAGATCAGTCGCGATACGCACTTCGTGAATGACCTGGGTGCCGACTCGCTCGACACAGTCGAGCTCGTCATGGAACTCGAAGAAGAGTTCGATATCAGCATCCCAGAAGATTCCGCTGAAAAGATCCAACGTGTCGGCGAAGCTGTCGACTACATCGAAAAGGCTCAACAGGGTTAGTCCCCCTGTCGAATCACCCAATCTTTGCAACACCCCAGCAGCTGATCGCAGTCAACTAGACTTGCGGTCGCTTAGCGATACCATCTAGAGTTGGCTGTCGCTAAGTATCGGCGACTGGGGTGTCATTATATTCAGAACCTGATTGAATCAAAGTTATGAAGCGTCGCGTTGTTGTCACTGGACTGGGTGCCGTCACTCCCCTCGGCGATGAGGTGGACCAGCTTTGGAACGGCGTTTTAGAAGCTCAAAGCGGCATTAAGCAACTGAGCATTATCGACCCCAGTCCCTTTAAGGTGAAACTGGCGGGAGATATCCCCGATTTCGATCCTGGCAATTACTGCGACCCCAAAGACCTCAAGCGACTCGATCGCTTCACCCTCTTTGCACTTTATGCAGGGGGCAAAGCTATCGAGGACTCGGGCCTCGACTTCGACCAAGAAGATCGCTACCGCTGTGGAGTCATCCTCGGTTCCGGTATCGGCGGTTTGGCCGAAATCGAAGTTCAAGTCGAACGCCTGCTCTACAAGGGCCCTGACCGCGTCAGCCCGCTGACGATTCCCAAGTTGATGCTCAATGCCGCTGGCGGTAACCTGTCGATCCGCTACGGACTCAAAGGCCCCAACTTTACAGTCGCCACCGCCTGCGCCAGCGCCACCAACGCTATGGGCGATGCCCTGAAGACCATCCAGTACGACGACGCTGACGTCGTTATCACCGGCGGCACCGAAGCTGCGATCACTGCGATGGGGCTGAGCGCCTTCCAAAACATGAAAGCCCTCTCGGGACGCAACGACGAACCGCACCGCGCAAGTCGCCCGTTTGACACCCAGCGCGATGGCTTCGTGCTCAGCGAAGGTGCCGGTATCCTCGTGTTCGAAGAACTAGAACACGCCAAAGCACGCGGAGCCAAAATCTACGGCGAAGTTCTCGGCTATGGCGCCAGTGGAGATGCCGGGCACATTACGCAGCCCGACCCGCAGGGAGCCGGAGCCTCCCGAGCCATGCAAAACGCTCTGCGCGATGCGAAGCTCGACCCGACAGCCATGGATTACATCAACGCGCACGGCACCAGCACACCACTCGGTGACAAAGCCGAGACGCAAGCCATGAAGGCCGTGTATGGCGATCATGCCTACAAGCTGGCCGTTTCAAGCACGAAGGGCAGCATGGGACATTCGCTGGGAGCCAGCGGTGGCATCGAAATGATTGTGACCATGCTAGCCATTCAGAACGATGTCGTTCCCCCGACAGCCAACCTGGAGAATCCGGATCCAGCCTGCGATTTGGACTACACCCCTCTGAAACCCGCATCCCGGACGATCCATACCGCCATGAATAACAGCTTCGGCTTCGGCGGCCACAACGCCAGTATCGTCTGCGGCAAAGTCCGCTAGTGCTTCATCTACCTTGCAGCCGCAGTGGAATTCACCAGCCCCCCTCTGATTCCTAGGCTGTGCGGCAAATAGCAATGGGGGAATTTTGCATTGCTGCGTCTTACGCCCACGGGCTCGTTGCTGGTCTTGATACGAGCTCGCAAATTAGAATCACGCATCTTCCGAGCGGATCGAGCGCATGTCCCTAGAGGAATGTCGGTAGGTACCGACCACTTTTCGCCTGGCTGCACCGAGAGAGCCTGCCCTCCGAGTTCACTACGGACGCTTGGTATAAAAGCGATTTCAGTGTTTGCATTTTAGTCTTACTGAAATGGTCGCATTGGAATGTACCCTGTAGCGGCGACCACCTGTCCTTGCTCACGCAGCGGGTTACGATTCAGTCGTAGCATGGTCCCCCGAACCGTGTCGTTAAGCTTCCTCCCTCATCCATGCGTGGAACCCGCTGGGATCGATAGTGCGTGCACGGGGGAAATGCAGGCTGGTTTATTGCCGTGTTCATCCTTCGCTTAGTCGCAGCTTGTTGAATGAAGAGCGTGTTGAGCTTTACCGCAACGGTCGCACTGCAATGCACCCTGTAGCGGCGACCATCTGTCCTTGCTCACGCAGCGGGTTACGATTCAGTCGTAGCTCAGTCGTAGCATGGTCCCCCGGACCGTGTCGTTAAGACTCCTCCCTCATCCATGCGCGGAACCCGCTGGGATCGATAGTACGTGCACGGGGGAAATGCGGGTTGTTTTATTGCCGTGTTCATCCTTCACTTAGTCGCAGCTTGTTGAATGAAGAGCGTTTTGAGCTTTACCGCAACGGTCGCACTGGAAT
Coding sequences within it:
- a CDS encoding DUF3299 domain-containing protein, with amino-acid sequence MQRQNTLSCVFLLGLSLAAPLLSQSAVLRAQEPASAAEDRPRRVLPKAKGDISFDDIKFDIEKGGEFDRKLLTKEIEALNKKTVRIRGYIYPTFQQSGIKEFVLVRDNMECCFGPGAAIYDCIRVEMEKGRTADYTTRPVSVKGKFEIEELRLPDGLLLAIYKLTAVEVK
- a CDS encoding DUF3299 domain-containing protein produces the protein MMDSTSPVSDRAGDLPGLGSVAEEGAFSGGEAEVYQSVSRAAVASLLLGLFGLLAFPVLALVILPLLSVVFAALAFRGFRKFPEELQGRPIAVAGVVLGGLCLVLAPAYHTYVYLTEVPEGYMRTNFGDLMSDKGQPDAPTIEAVELNGKPIFIKGYIHPTSMDTLRAKRFVLVPDLGTCCFGGQPPLTHMIEVSLGGDQYATKSYRKQRLAGTLNVNGSLKPIDGLTGVFYQLRADILK
- the rpmF gene encoding 50S ribosomal protein L32; protein product: MAVPKRRHSNSRSGKRRSHHQIKPKQTGYCPQCSTVVPTHAVCPKCGHYMGRNVVEMSENA
- the fabD gene encoding ACP S-malonyltransferase, producing the protein MNIGILFPGQGAQAVGMGAALCERSSIARDLFTEASQILDFDLLELCQTGPAEQLNRTEFCQPALFVHSFAALKQLEADRPELWDSVAAVAGLSLGEYTAVAAAGGVTFADAVRLVHIRGRAMQAAADAVSSSMSSIIGLDQDKISDACQAASDPQHFAQVANLLCPGNIAISGHTAAIERAEELCMAAGAMKAIRLQVAGAFHTPLMQPAVEQLTAALANVEFKQTRVPVYSNVDAGPHTTPDEFRSLLARQVVNPVLWEASLRAMLAAGIEQFIEIGAGRILAGTLKRINRKTPCENLGE
- the fabG gene encoding 3-oxoacyl-[acyl-carrier-protein] reductase — protein: MSDSKQLGLSTDLSGQIAMVTGASQGLGKACAERLAGCGATVICVARNAAKLGDTVSAIESAGGQAVALPCDVGSRESVQALFAEVDSKYGKLDILVNNAGITRDTLLPRMTDEQWDDVIQTNLTSCFLFCREASKMMMSARYGRIINMSSVSGLIGNPGQTNYSASKAGMIGLTRSLARELGKRKITINAVAPGFIASDMTDALGDDMLKEVKKRIPANRLGQADDVAAAVVFLASAGASYITGQVLTVDGGMTC
- the acpP gene encoding acyl carrier protein; its protein translation is MASVEERVVDIVAEQLGVEKDKISRDTHFVNDLGADSLDTVELVMELEEEFDISIPEDSAEKIQRVGEAVDYIEKAQQG
- the fabF gene encoding beta-ketoacyl-ACP synthase II, with protein sequence MKRRVVVTGLGAVTPLGDEVDQLWNGVLEAQSGIKQLSIIDPSPFKVKLAGDIPDFDPGNYCDPKDLKRLDRFTLFALYAGGKAIEDSGLDFDQEDRYRCGVILGSGIGGLAEIEVQVERLLYKGPDRVSPLTIPKLMLNAAGGNLSIRYGLKGPNFTVATACASATNAMGDALKTIQYDDADVVITGGTEAAITAMGLSAFQNMKALSGRNDEPHRASRPFDTQRDGFVLSEGAGILVFEELEHAKARGAKIYGEVLGYGASGDAGHITQPDPQGAGASRAMQNALRDAKLDPTAMDYINAHGTSTPLGDKAETQAMKAVYGDHAYKLAVSSTKGSMGHSLGASGGIEMIVTMLAIQNDVVPPTANLENPDPACDLDYTPLKPASRTIHTAMNNSFGFGGHNASIVCGKVR